In bacterium, one genomic interval encodes:
- a CDS encoding alpha/beta hydrolase, giving the protein MTNYQLPVTSYQLPVTSYQLPVTSYQLPVTNYHLPFTIYQT; this is encoded by the coding sequence ATTACCAATTACCAATTACCAGTTACCAGTTACCAATTACCAGTTACCAGTTACCAATTACCAGTTACCAGTTACCAATTACCAGTTACCAATTACCATTTACCATTTACCATTTACCAAACATAA